A genome region from Camelina sativa cultivar DH55 chromosome 10, Cs, whole genome shotgun sequence includes the following:
- the LOC104718747 gene encoding flowering time control protein FCA-like isoform X2, whose protein sequence is MNGPSDRVDFKQPMGPPRHGGGSFRPMGFGGFRPMGPNGRVGGEGKRSIAGAGVGRGGFRSSGHVKFPPSESPDGRRFIGKAKDSDYSVRPTTPPVQQSLSGRKRGYPISEHDSFTGTDVSDRSSVVKLFVGSVPRTAIEEEVRPYFEQHGDVLEVALIKDKKTGQQQGCCFVKYATSKDADRAIRALHNQITLPGGTGPVQVRYADGEKERVGALEFKLFVGSLNKQATEKEVEEIFLQFGRVEDVYLMRDEYRQSRGCGFVKYLSKEMAMAAIDGLNGIYTMRGCNQPLIVRFADPKRPKPGESRDMAPPVGLGSGPRFQASGPRPTSNLGDLSGDVSHTNPWHPPNSPKIVPRSNTGIRGIGNDFSPRPCQASLPSNQGGPLGGYGVPPLNPLPVSGVSSSATLQQQKRAAGQQISTLQKPLHGPQDLPLRPQTNFRWGQAPLQNPYGFSNQLPTSQLPPQQNVTLATGPETPLNINLRPTALSSATAQFPLRSQQQPLQKMQNPPSELAQLLSQQTQSLQATFQSSQQAISQLQQQVQSMQQPNQNLPLGQAGKQEWAGSAIPTVVSTTASTPVSYVQTAAPAASQSVVSVKCNWTEHTSPDGFKYYYNGVTGESKWEKPEEMVVFEREQQEQQQHQPKPTIQQPQTQLQPMQQQPQQVHQHYQGQQQEQRQHQQKPTIQQPQTQLQPMQQQPQQVHQQYEGQQQQQQQHQQKPTIQQTQTQLQPMQQQPQQVHQQYQGQQLQQPFYSSLYPTPGANHTAQYPSLPLGQNSQFPMSAIAKNTQEYGRTHIPMGAASVNDLSRTQQNRQSPQEIMWKNKA, encoded by the exons ATGAATGGTCCTTCTGATAGAGTAGATTTTAAGCAGCCCATGGGTCCTCCTCGCCATGGTGGTGGTAGTTTCCGTCCTATGGGTTTTGGTGGTTTTCGTCCCATGGGTCCTAACGGTCGCGTAGGAGGAGAAGGGAAGCGGTCAATTGCTGGAGCTGGCGTTGGCAGAGGTGGATTTCGGTCTAGCGGGCATGTGAAGTTCCCGCCTTCAGAGAGTCCTGATGGAAGGAGATTTATAGGTAAAGCAAAGGATTCTGATTATTCTGTTAGACCGACTACACCGCCGGTTCAACAATCCCTTTCGGGTCGTAAAAGAGGGTATCCTATCTCAGAGCATGATAGCTTTACTGGAACTG ATGTTTCTGATCGTAGCAGTGTTGTCAAGCTTTTTGTTGGCTCCGTACCAAGGACAGctatagaagaagaa GTCCGTCCCTATTTCGAACAACATGGAGATGTTCTGGAGGTTGCTCTGATCAAGGACAAGAAAACAGGACAGCAGCAAG GCtgttgttttgtaaaatatgcaACGTCTAAAGATGCGGATAGAGCCATTAGAGCACTGCACAATCAGATCACTCTTCCAGGG gGAACTGGTCCTGTTCAAGTTCGATATGCTGATGGGGAGAAAGAACGCGTTG GGGCGCTAGAGTTTAAGCTTTTCGTTGGTTCACTAAACAAGCAAGCCACTGAAAAAGAAGTTGAGGAG ATCTTCTTACAATTTGGCCGCGTTGAAGATGTTTATCTCATGCGTGATGAATATAGACAGAGTCGTG GATGTGggtttgttaaatatttaagCAAAGAGATGGCGATGGCAGCTATTGATGGTCTCAATGGAATTTACACCATGAGA GGTTGCAATCAGCCACTAATTGTTCGGTTTGCTGATCCAAAGAGGCCTAAACCTGGCGAGTCAAG GGACATGGCACCTCCTGTTGGACTTGGTTCAGGGCCTCGATTTCAAGCTTCAGGACCAAG GCCTACCTCTAACCTTGGTGACCTTAGTGGAGACGTAAGCCACACAAATCCTTGGCATCCGCCGAATTCACCAAAGATAGTCCCTCGTAGTAACACTGGGATCCGTGGTATCGGAAATGACTTTTCCCCTAGACCATGTCAAGCATCGTTGCCTTCAAATCAG GGTGGTCCATTGGGTGGTTACGGTGTTCCTCCCCTTAATCCTCTTCCAGTCTCTGGAGTTTCATCTTCTGCCACATTGCAACAG CAAAAACGGGCAGCTGGCCAGCAAATATCAACATTACAAAAACCTCTTCACGGTCCACAGGATCTCCCCCTCCGTCCACAGACTAATTTCCGTTGGGGCCAGGCACCCTTGCAGAATCCTTATGGTTTTAGCAACCAGTTGCCTACCTCTCAGCTGCCGCCACAGCAAAATGTCACTCTTGCAACTGGTCCTGAAACTCCATTGAACATTAATCTACGACCAACAGCTTTGTCCTCTGCAACTGCTCAATTTCCCCTTCGTTCCCAGCAGCAACCGCTACAAAAGATGCAAAATCCTCCTTCTGAGCTAGCTCAGCTCTTGTCACAGCAAACTCAGAGCCTACAAGCAACATTCCAATCATCTCAGCAAGCAATTTCTCAGCTGCAGCAGCAGGTGCAGTCCATGCagcaaccaaaccaaaatttacCACTCGGCCAAGCTGGTAAACAGGAG TGGGCTGGATCTGCAATTCCAACAGTTGTTAGTACCACTGCTTCGACACCAGTTAGCTATGTGCAAACAGCTGCACCTGCAGCAAGTCAGAGCGTGGTTTCTGTCAAATGTAACTGGACCGAGCATACCTCGCCTGAtggatttaaatattattacaaCGGTGTAACGGGTGAAAGCAAG TGGGAAAAACCTGAGGAAATGGTAGTGTTCGAACGAGAGCAACAAGAACAGCAACAGCATCAACCGAAGCCAACTATACAGCAGCCCCAGACCCAATTACAGCCGATGCAGCAACAACCACAACAAGTTCACCAACATTATCAGGGCCAGCAGCAAGAACAGCGACAGCATCAACAGAAGCCAACTATACAGCAGCCCCAGACACAATTACAGCCGATGCAGCAACAACCACAACAAGTTCACCAACAGTATGAGGgccagcaacaacaacagcaacagcatcAACAGAAGCCAACTATACAGCAGACCCAGACCCAATTACAGCCGATGCAGCAACAACCACAACAAGTTCACCAACAATATCAGGGCCAGCAATTACAGCAGCCGTTTTATTCTTCACTG TATCCAACTCCAGGGGCCAACCATACTGCTCAG TATCCATCATTGCCACTTGGTCAAAATAGCCAG TTTCCTATGTCAGCAATTGCTAAAAATACTCAG GAATATGGTCGGACACATATACCCATGGGAGCTGCTTCAGTGAATGATCTGTCAAGAACCCAACAG AACCGTCAATCTCCCCAAGAAATCATGTGGAAAAATAAAGCTTGA
- the LOC104718747 gene encoding flowering time control protein FCA-like isoform X1, whose translation MNGPSDRVDFKQPMGPPRHGGGSFRPMGFGGFRPMGPNGRVGGEGKRSIAGAGVGRGGFRSSGHVKFPPSESPDGRRFIGKAKDSDYSVRPTTPPVQQSLSGRKRGYPISEHDSFTGTDVSDRSSVVKLFVGSVPRTAIEEEVRPYFEQHGDVLEVALIKDKKTGQQQGCCFVKYATSKDADRAIRALHNQITLPGGTGPVQVRYADGEKERVGALEFKLFVGSLNKQATEKEVEEIFLQFGRVEDVYLMRDEYRQSRGCGFVKYLSKEMAMAAIDGLNGIYTMRGCNQPLIVRFADPKRPKPGESRDMAPPVGLGSGPRFQASGPRPTSNLGDLSGDVSHTNPWHPPNSPKIVPRSNTGIRGIGNDFSPRPCQASLPSNQGGPLGGYGVPPLNPLPVSGVSSSATLQQQKRAAGQQISTLQKPLHGPQDLPLRPQTNFRWGQAPLQNPYGFSNQLPTSQLPPQQNVTLATGPETPLNINLRPTALSSATAQFPLRSQQQPLQKMQNPPSELAQLLSQQTQSLQATFQSSQQAISQLQQQVQSMQQPNQNLPLGQAGKQEWAGSAIPTVVSTTASTPVSYVQTAAPAASQSVVSVKCNWTEHTSPDGFKYYYNGVTGESKWEKPEEMVVFEREQQEQQQHQPKPTIQQPQTQLQPMQQQPQQVHQHYQGQQQEQRQHQQKPTIQQPQTQLQPMQQQPQQVHQQYEGQQQQQQQHQQKPTIQQTQTQLQPMQQQPQQVHQQYQGQQLQQPFYSSLLQYPTPGANHTAQYPSLPLGQNSQFPMSAIAKNTQEYGRTHIPMGAASVNDLSRTQQNRQSPQEIMWKNKA comes from the exons ATGAATGGTCCTTCTGATAGAGTAGATTTTAAGCAGCCCATGGGTCCTCCTCGCCATGGTGGTGGTAGTTTCCGTCCTATGGGTTTTGGTGGTTTTCGTCCCATGGGTCCTAACGGTCGCGTAGGAGGAGAAGGGAAGCGGTCAATTGCTGGAGCTGGCGTTGGCAGAGGTGGATTTCGGTCTAGCGGGCATGTGAAGTTCCCGCCTTCAGAGAGTCCTGATGGAAGGAGATTTATAGGTAAAGCAAAGGATTCTGATTATTCTGTTAGACCGACTACACCGCCGGTTCAACAATCCCTTTCGGGTCGTAAAAGAGGGTATCCTATCTCAGAGCATGATAGCTTTACTGGAACTG ATGTTTCTGATCGTAGCAGTGTTGTCAAGCTTTTTGTTGGCTCCGTACCAAGGACAGctatagaagaagaa GTCCGTCCCTATTTCGAACAACATGGAGATGTTCTGGAGGTTGCTCTGATCAAGGACAAGAAAACAGGACAGCAGCAAG GCtgttgttttgtaaaatatgcaACGTCTAAAGATGCGGATAGAGCCATTAGAGCACTGCACAATCAGATCACTCTTCCAGGG gGAACTGGTCCTGTTCAAGTTCGATATGCTGATGGGGAGAAAGAACGCGTTG GGGCGCTAGAGTTTAAGCTTTTCGTTGGTTCACTAAACAAGCAAGCCACTGAAAAAGAAGTTGAGGAG ATCTTCTTACAATTTGGCCGCGTTGAAGATGTTTATCTCATGCGTGATGAATATAGACAGAGTCGTG GATGTGggtttgttaaatatttaagCAAAGAGATGGCGATGGCAGCTATTGATGGTCTCAATGGAATTTACACCATGAGA GGTTGCAATCAGCCACTAATTGTTCGGTTTGCTGATCCAAAGAGGCCTAAACCTGGCGAGTCAAG GGACATGGCACCTCCTGTTGGACTTGGTTCAGGGCCTCGATTTCAAGCTTCAGGACCAAG GCCTACCTCTAACCTTGGTGACCTTAGTGGAGACGTAAGCCACACAAATCCTTGGCATCCGCCGAATTCACCAAAGATAGTCCCTCGTAGTAACACTGGGATCCGTGGTATCGGAAATGACTTTTCCCCTAGACCATGTCAAGCATCGTTGCCTTCAAATCAG GGTGGTCCATTGGGTGGTTACGGTGTTCCTCCCCTTAATCCTCTTCCAGTCTCTGGAGTTTCATCTTCTGCCACATTGCAACAG CAAAAACGGGCAGCTGGCCAGCAAATATCAACATTACAAAAACCTCTTCACGGTCCACAGGATCTCCCCCTCCGTCCACAGACTAATTTCCGTTGGGGCCAGGCACCCTTGCAGAATCCTTATGGTTTTAGCAACCAGTTGCCTACCTCTCAGCTGCCGCCACAGCAAAATGTCACTCTTGCAACTGGTCCTGAAACTCCATTGAACATTAATCTACGACCAACAGCTTTGTCCTCTGCAACTGCTCAATTTCCCCTTCGTTCCCAGCAGCAACCGCTACAAAAGATGCAAAATCCTCCTTCTGAGCTAGCTCAGCTCTTGTCACAGCAAACTCAGAGCCTACAAGCAACATTCCAATCATCTCAGCAAGCAATTTCTCAGCTGCAGCAGCAGGTGCAGTCCATGCagcaaccaaaccaaaatttacCACTCGGCCAAGCTGGTAAACAGGAG TGGGCTGGATCTGCAATTCCAACAGTTGTTAGTACCACTGCTTCGACACCAGTTAGCTATGTGCAAACAGCTGCACCTGCAGCAAGTCAGAGCGTGGTTTCTGTCAAATGTAACTGGACCGAGCATACCTCGCCTGAtggatttaaatattattacaaCGGTGTAACGGGTGAAAGCAAG TGGGAAAAACCTGAGGAAATGGTAGTGTTCGAACGAGAGCAACAAGAACAGCAACAGCATCAACCGAAGCCAACTATACAGCAGCCCCAGACCCAATTACAGCCGATGCAGCAACAACCACAACAAGTTCACCAACATTATCAGGGCCAGCAGCAAGAACAGCGACAGCATCAACAGAAGCCAACTATACAGCAGCCCCAGACACAATTACAGCCGATGCAGCAACAACCACAACAAGTTCACCAACAGTATGAGGgccagcaacaacaacagcaacagcatcAACAGAAGCCAACTATACAGCAGACCCAGACCCAATTACAGCCGATGCAGCAACAACCACAACAAGTTCACCAACAATATCAGGGCCAGCAATTACAGCAGCCGTTTTATTCTTCACTG TTGCAGTATCCAACTCCAGGGGCCAACCATACTGCTCAG TATCCATCATTGCCACTTGGTCAAAATAGCCAG TTTCCTATGTCAGCAATTGCTAAAAATACTCAG GAATATGGTCGGACACATATACCCATGGGAGCTGCTTCAGTGAATGATCTGTCAAGAACCCAACAG AACCGTCAATCTCCCCAAGAAATCATGTGGAAAAATAAAGCTTGA
- the LOC104718747 gene encoding flowering time control protein FCA-like isoform X4 codes for MNGPSDRVDFKQPMGPPRHGGGSFRPMGFGGFRPMGPNGRVGGEGKRSIAGAGVGRGGFRSSGHVKFPPSESPDGRRFIGKAKDSDYSVRPTTPPVQQSLSGRKRGYPISEHDSFTGTDVSDRSSVVKLFVGSVPRTAIEEEVRPYFEQHGDVLEVALIKDKKTGQQQGCCFVKYATSKDADRAIRALHNQITLPGGTGPVQVRYADGEKERVGALEFKLFVGSLNKQATEKEVEEIFLQFGRVEDVYLMRDEYRQSRGCGFVKYLSKEMAMAAIDGLNGIYTMRGCNQPLIVRFADPKRPKPGESRDMAPPVGLGSGPRFQASGPRPTSNLGDLSGDVSHTNPWHPPNSPKIVPRSNTGIRGIGNDFSPRPCQASLPSNQGGPLGGYGVPPLNPLPVSGVSSSATLQQQKRAAGQQISTLQKPLHGPQDLPLRPQTNFRWGQAPLQNPYGFSNQLPTSQLPPQQNVTLATGPETPLNINLRPTALSSATAQFPLRSQQQPLQKMQNPPSELAQLLSQQTQSLQATFQSSQQAISQLQQQVQSMQQPNQNLPLGQAGKQEWAGSAIPTVVSTTASTPVSYVQTAAPAASQSVVSVKCNWTEHTSPDGFKYYYNGVTGESKWEKPEEMVVFEREQQEQQQHQPKPTIQQPQTQLQPMQQQPQQVHQQYQGQQLQQPFYSSLYPTPGANHTAQYPSLPLGQNSQFPMSAIAKNTQEYGRTHIPMGAASVNDLSRTQQNRQSPQEIMWKNKA; via the exons ATGAATGGTCCTTCTGATAGAGTAGATTTTAAGCAGCCCATGGGTCCTCCTCGCCATGGTGGTGGTAGTTTCCGTCCTATGGGTTTTGGTGGTTTTCGTCCCATGGGTCCTAACGGTCGCGTAGGAGGAGAAGGGAAGCGGTCAATTGCTGGAGCTGGCGTTGGCAGAGGTGGATTTCGGTCTAGCGGGCATGTGAAGTTCCCGCCTTCAGAGAGTCCTGATGGAAGGAGATTTATAGGTAAAGCAAAGGATTCTGATTATTCTGTTAGACCGACTACACCGCCGGTTCAACAATCCCTTTCGGGTCGTAAAAGAGGGTATCCTATCTCAGAGCATGATAGCTTTACTGGAACTG ATGTTTCTGATCGTAGCAGTGTTGTCAAGCTTTTTGTTGGCTCCGTACCAAGGACAGctatagaagaagaa GTCCGTCCCTATTTCGAACAACATGGAGATGTTCTGGAGGTTGCTCTGATCAAGGACAAGAAAACAGGACAGCAGCAAG GCtgttgttttgtaaaatatgcaACGTCTAAAGATGCGGATAGAGCCATTAGAGCACTGCACAATCAGATCACTCTTCCAGGG gGAACTGGTCCTGTTCAAGTTCGATATGCTGATGGGGAGAAAGAACGCGTTG GGGCGCTAGAGTTTAAGCTTTTCGTTGGTTCACTAAACAAGCAAGCCACTGAAAAAGAAGTTGAGGAG ATCTTCTTACAATTTGGCCGCGTTGAAGATGTTTATCTCATGCGTGATGAATATAGACAGAGTCGTG GATGTGggtttgttaaatatttaagCAAAGAGATGGCGATGGCAGCTATTGATGGTCTCAATGGAATTTACACCATGAGA GGTTGCAATCAGCCACTAATTGTTCGGTTTGCTGATCCAAAGAGGCCTAAACCTGGCGAGTCAAG GGACATGGCACCTCCTGTTGGACTTGGTTCAGGGCCTCGATTTCAAGCTTCAGGACCAAG GCCTACCTCTAACCTTGGTGACCTTAGTGGAGACGTAAGCCACACAAATCCTTGGCATCCGCCGAATTCACCAAAGATAGTCCCTCGTAGTAACACTGGGATCCGTGGTATCGGAAATGACTTTTCCCCTAGACCATGTCAAGCATCGTTGCCTTCAAATCAG GGTGGTCCATTGGGTGGTTACGGTGTTCCTCCCCTTAATCCTCTTCCAGTCTCTGGAGTTTCATCTTCTGCCACATTGCAACAG CAAAAACGGGCAGCTGGCCAGCAAATATCAACATTACAAAAACCTCTTCACGGTCCACAGGATCTCCCCCTCCGTCCACAGACTAATTTCCGTTGGGGCCAGGCACCCTTGCAGAATCCTTATGGTTTTAGCAACCAGTTGCCTACCTCTCAGCTGCCGCCACAGCAAAATGTCACTCTTGCAACTGGTCCTGAAACTCCATTGAACATTAATCTACGACCAACAGCTTTGTCCTCTGCAACTGCTCAATTTCCCCTTCGTTCCCAGCAGCAACCGCTACAAAAGATGCAAAATCCTCCTTCTGAGCTAGCTCAGCTCTTGTCACAGCAAACTCAGAGCCTACAAGCAACATTCCAATCATCTCAGCAAGCAATTTCTCAGCTGCAGCAGCAGGTGCAGTCCATGCagcaaccaaaccaaaatttacCACTCGGCCAAGCTGGTAAACAGGAG TGGGCTGGATCTGCAATTCCAACAGTTGTTAGTACCACTGCTTCGACACCAGTTAGCTATGTGCAAACAGCTGCACCTGCAGCAAGTCAGAGCGTGGTTTCTGTCAAATGTAACTGGACCGAGCATACCTCGCCTGAtggatttaaatattattacaaCGGTGTAACGGGTGAAAGCAAG TGGGAAAAACCTGAGGAAATGGTAGTGTTCGAACGAGAGCAACAAGAACAGCAACAGCATCAACCGAAGCCAACTATACAGCAGCCCCAGACCCAATTACAGCCGATGCAGCAACAACCACAACAAGTTCACCAAC AATATCAGGGCCAGCAATTACAGCAGCCGTTTTATTCTTCACTG TATCCAACTCCAGGGGCCAACCATACTGCTCAG TATCCATCATTGCCACTTGGTCAAAATAGCCAG TTTCCTATGTCAGCAATTGCTAAAAATACTCAG GAATATGGTCGGACACATATACCCATGGGAGCTGCTTCAGTGAATGATCTGTCAAGAACCCAACAG AACCGTCAATCTCCCCAAGAAATCATGTGGAAAAATAAAGCTTGA
- the LOC104718747 gene encoding flowering time control protein FCA-like isoform X3: MNGPSDRVDFKQPMGPPRHGGGSFRPMGFGGFRPMGPNGRVGGEGKRSIAGAGVGRGGFRSSGHVKFPPSESPDGRRFIGKAKDSDYSVRPTTPPVQQSLSGRKRGYPISEHDSFTGTDVSDRSSVVKLFVGSVPRTAIEEEVRPYFEQHGDVLEVALIKDKKTGQQQGCCFVKYATSKDADRAIRALHNQITLPGGTGPVQVRYADGEKERVGALEFKLFVGSLNKQATEKEVEEIFLQFGRVEDVYLMRDEYRQSRGCGFVKYLSKEMAMAAIDGLNGIYTMRGCNQPLIVRFADPKRPKPGESRDMAPPVGLGSGPRFQASGPRPTSNLGDLSGDVSHTNPWHPPNSPKIVPRSNTGIRGIGNDFSPRPCQASLPSNQGGPLGGYGVPPLNPLPVSGVSSSATLQQQKRAAGQQISTLQKPLHGPQDLPLRPQTNFRWGQAPLQNPYGFSNQLPTSQLPPQQNVTLATGPETPLNINLRPTALSSATAQFPLRSQQQPLQKMQNPPSELAQLLSQQTQSLQATFQSSQQAISQLQQQVQSMQQPNQNLPLGQAGKQEWAGSAIPTVVSTTASTPVSYVQTAAPAASQSVVSVKCNWTEHTSPDGFKYYYNGVTGESKWEKPEEMVVFEREQQEQQQHQPKPTIQQPQTQLQPMQQQPQQVHQQYQGQQLQQPFYSSLLQYPTPGANHTAQYPSLPLGQNSQFPMSAIAKNTQEYGRTHIPMGAASVNDLSRTQQNRQSPQEIMWKNKA; the protein is encoded by the exons ATGAATGGTCCTTCTGATAGAGTAGATTTTAAGCAGCCCATGGGTCCTCCTCGCCATGGTGGTGGTAGTTTCCGTCCTATGGGTTTTGGTGGTTTTCGTCCCATGGGTCCTAACGGTCGCGTAGGAGGAGAAGGGAAGCGGTCAATTGCTGGAGCTGGCGTTGGCAGAGGTGGATTTCGGTCTAGCGGGCATGTGAAGTTCCCGCCTTCAGAGAGTCCTGATGGAAGGAGATTTATAGGTAAAGCAAAGGATTCTGATTATTCTGTTAGACCGACTACACCGCCGGTTCAACAATCCCTTTCGGGTCGTAAAAGAGGGTATCCTATCTCAGAGCATGATAGCTTTACTGGAACTG ATGTTTCTGATCGTAGCAGTGTTGTCAAGCTTTTTGTTGGCTCCGTACCAAGGACAGctatagaagaagaa GTCCGTCCCTATTTCGAACAACATGGAGATGTTCTGGAGGTTGCTCTGATCAAGGACAAGAAAACAGGACAGCAGCAAG GCtgttgttttgtaaaatatgcaACGTCTAAAGATGCGGATAGAGCCATTAGAGCACTGCACAATCAGATCACTCTTCCAGGG gGAACTGGTCCTGTTCAAGTTCGATATGCTGATGGGGAGAAAGAACGCGTTG GGGCGCTAGAGTTTAAGCTTTTCGTTGGTTCACTAAACAAGCAAGCCACTGAAAAAGAAGTTGAGGAG ATCTTCTTACAATTTGGCCGCGTTGAAGATGTTTATCTCATGCGTGATGAATATAGACAGAGTCGTG GATGTGggtttgttaaatatttaagCAAAGAGATGGCGATGGCAGCTATTGATGGTCTCAATGGAATTTACACCATGAGA GGTTGCAATCAGCCACTAATTGTTCGGTTTGCTGATCCAAAGAGGCCTAAACCTGGCGAGTCAAG GGACATGGCACCTCCTGTTGGACTTGGTTCAGGGCCTCGATTTCAAGCTTCAGGACCAAG GCCTACCTCTAACCTTGGTGACCTTAGTGGAGACGTAAGCCACACAAATCCTTGGCATCCGCCGAATTCACCAAAGATAGTCCCTCGTAGTAACACTGGGATCCGTGGTATCGGAAATGACTTTTCCCCTAGACCATGTCAAGCATCGTTGCCTTCAAATCAG GGTGGTCCATTGGGTGGTTACGGTGTTCCTCCCCTTAATCCTCTTCCAGTCTCTGGAGTTTCATCTTCTGCCACATTGCAACAG CAAAAACGGGCAGCTGGCCAGCAAATATCAACATTACAAAAACCTCTTCACGGTCCACAGGATCTCCCCCTCCGTCCACAGACTAATTTCCGTTGGGGCCAGGCACCCTTGCAGAATCCTTATGGTTTTAGCAACCAGTTGCCTACCTCTCAGCTGCCGCCACAGCAAAATGTCACTCTTGCAACTGGTCCTGAAACTCCATTGAACATTAATCTACGACCAACAGCTTTGTCCTCTGCAACTGCTCAATTTCCCCTTCGTTCCCAGCAGCAACCGCTACAAAAGATGCAAAATCCTCCTTCTGAGCTAGCTCAGCTCTTGTCACAGCAAACTCAGAGCCTACAAGCAACATTCCAATCATCTCAGCAAGCAATTTCTCAGCTGCAGCAGCAGGTGCAGTCCATGCagcaaccaaaccaaaatttacCACTCGGCCAAGCTGGTAAACAGGAG TGGGCTGGATCTGCAATTCCAACAGTTGTTAGTACCACTGCTTCGACACCAGTTAGCTATGTGCAAACAGCTGCACCTGCAGCAAGTCAGAGCGTGGTTTCTGTCAAATGTAACTGGACCGAGCATACCTCGCCTGAtggatttaaatattattacaaCGGTGTAACGGGTGAAAGCAAG TGGGAAAAACCTGAGGAAATGGTAGTGTTCGAACGAGAGCAACAAGAACAGCAACAGCATCAACCGAAGCCAACTATACAGCAGCCCCAGACCCAATTACAGCCGATGCAGCAACAACCACAACAAGTTCACCAAC AATATCAGGGCCAGCAATTACAGCAGCCGTTTTATTCTTCACTG TTGCAGTATCCAACTCCAGGGGCCAACCATACTGCTCAG TATCCATCATTGCCACTTGGTCAAAATAGCCAG TTTCCTATGTCAGCAATTGCTAAAAATACTCAG GAATATGGTCGGACACATATACCCATGGGAGCTGCTTCAGTGAATGATCTGTCAAGAACCCAACAG AACCGTCAATCTCCCCAAGAAATCATGTGGAAAAATAAAGCTTGA